One window from the genome of Leptidea sinapis chromosome 24, ilLepSina1.1, whole genome shotgun sequence encodes:
- the LOC126971695 gene encoding uncharacterized protein LOC126971695 translates to MEYVLSSEESSDADLLNLRHQLTEYGLDEENLSKEEMSDLLKVLKVSKHTAEEEEQQKALDSGSTSARGSMKRRYVNVTDRRLPWSLFPETTSSAEKAKLLAVYIKVMSINSYRQARQSFNLAAWPPPLEILQETSVQPRRSTRSGRSVPIYAGCDDDSSDVDFAVAKKKKRKLSSSEPNETATTSKGLSLKRKTKDENLRPVKEIKLNDSEDQNKIDLYSLIED, encoded by the exons ATGGAATATGTATTATCATCAGAGGAGAGTTCAGATGCTGATTTGTTGAATTTGCGTCATCAGTTGACCG AATATGGTTTGGATGAAGAGAACTTAAGCAAAGAAGAAATGTCAGATTTACTTAAAGTATTGAAAGTTTCTAAACATACTGCTGAAGAAGAGGAACAACAAAAG GCACTTGATAGTGGTAGCACATCAGCAAGAGGTAGTATGAAACGAAGGTATGTAAACGTTACTGATAGACGCTTGCCATGGAGCCTTTTCCCCGAAACAACATCATCAGCAGAAAAGGCAAAATTACTAGCAGTATACATAAAAGTTATGTCTATAAATAGCTACCGACAGGCCAGGCAATCATTCAATCTAGCAGCTTGGCCACCACCACTGGAAATATTACAAGAAACAAGTGTTCAACCGCGGAGGTCAACAAGAAGTGGACGGTCAGTTCCTATATATGCCGGTTGTGATGATGATTCTAGTGATGTTGATTTTGCTGtggcaaaaaaaaagaagagaaAATTATCCAGCAGTGAACCAAATGAAACAGCCACAACAAGTAAAGGATTGAGTTTAAAAAGGAAAACAAAGGATGAAAATTTAAGACCAGttaaggaaataaaattaaatgattcgGAAGACCAAAACAAAATTGATCTGTATTCACTAATTGAAGACTGA